From Gracilimonas sp.:
TCGTCAATATAATCGCTAAGAGCTGCATTCAGATTGTCTTCGCCGATATAATCACTGAGGGCATAGAATACCAACGACCCTTTGTTGTAGTGGATATACTGCTGGTTTTCATTATAAATCAGCGGCAGTTCTTTTTTGGACTCCAGCGTACGGCCGGTAAGGTAGCTGTCCAGGGCGTCTTTCAGGAAAACCCGCATCTGATTTTCACCGTGTTCCTTTTCCAGCACTTTAAGCGAGCTGTACTCCGACAAACTTTCCGATAGCATGGTTGCCCCTTGAACGTTAGCCCCAATTACCTGGTGTGCCCACCACTGATGTGCCACTTCATGAGCCGTTATGCTGAACGGGTAATTCACGCCTTCTTCGCTGGTGGTATCCACTTCAGCGATAAAACCAATGGCTTCGGAATAAGGAATGGTATTGGCAAACGACTGTGCAAAACTTCCTCCGGTTCTCGGAAACTCAATAATGCGTACCTGCTGATGCTGATAAGGGCTGTACTCAGAAGTATAGTAGTCCAGCGATTTCTTCATGCCGTTCATCATGTGGTCCAGGTTATAATCGTGGCCTTTGTGGTAGTAGATCTCAAGGGCAACATCATTCCAGGTGTCTTTTACCACCTCAAACTCCGCGGAAATAAAGGAATAAAAGTTGACCATGGTGCTGTCCATTTTGTAATGGAAATAGCGGCGGCCGTTTTCTTCCCATTCATCCTGAAGGTAACCCGGTGCAATGGCAATTTGCTCAGGAGAAGTACTGATGGTTGTTTCAAATTCAATCCAGTCGGCATCGCCGGAGATGTAGTTATTCATCCGGGCCGCACTGTCGGTAGGTGGAGCCATGCGTTCTTTGGGTGGGAGCCCATATCGCTCGCGGGCATCCGATCCAGACAGCTCCATAGACTCCTGATAGCCCAATCTCGGGAAGATGGCATTGTTGATGAACGTACCATTATGACGAACCGGTGAATTATTACGCAGGATTTCATTCGGCTTGTTTGAAATGGCGAAGGAAAAGAGAAGAGTATCACCGGGCATCAGAGCATTTTCCAGTCGGTAGATGTCGTAATTCATGGAGTCATCTTCCAACACCAATTCATAAGGCTGGTTAAAGCTGAATGAACTGATGAAATTGTTATGGTCGATGTGGATGGAGTCGATGGCAACATCGGTCTTGTTCTTGAGGATGTACGTACCGGCCGCTTTAAAGTCCCGCGTTTCGGGTGCCAGGTCCAGATTAATGGTCGACGAAACGATACGAGGCTGGGGAATGCCTTTAAACTTCCCGTAATTTTTTTCCCATTGTGCAGCCCGTTGTTCTCTTTCTTTGGAAGAAAGCCGTTCGTATTTGATGTTATCCACGTAGTATATCCAGCTGCCGATGGAGAGGAAGCCAACCAGTGAAAGTGTAAATACAGCTTTAAGAGCAGGAGTAAATTCCCGTTTCGCATTTTGCAATCGCTCCTTAAGACTTCCCGGCAATCCGCGACGGAAGAGTATTATGGAGAGCACATAAAAGGCGATTCCCAGTAACAGCCAGTACGCTTTGTACACATAATATTCGGCAAGGGATGAACCGTAGCCATTCATGTCGGAATACTGAGTGCCGGGGCCCTGATTATACTTAAAGATATCCTGTTCGATACCAATTCCGTCCAAAAATGAAATCCCGATGGAGATTAACAGCAAGAGGATAAACCCAATGTAGTAGTTCTTAAAAAAGGAATGGAACAGGATGGCGAGCAATCCCCAGATTACTACGTGGACTAAGGAAATGGCATACAGATCAAACAGGTAGAGTCCGATTTCGAAGTTATAATAGCCGTTGAAAAGCTGAACACCGATGCCGGCAATCATGATGATTGAAAGCAGAATAACCTGCATTTTGACCAGTGCTATAAACTTGGAAAGCAGGATCGTCCAGTTGGGGGTTGGGGTAACGTGTACCAGCTGATCGATGTTAGAAGTCCGGCTGCGGTGGATCAGCATCCCGGCATACAGGAAGGTCAGAATATTAATGAAGAGGTTGAAAAAGGTGCCGGGAAGCTGCAGCATCTGCCAGGTGACCGGCAGGGTGTCGGTTCCGAAAATTTCAGCCCCGAGCAGAATCACGCTTAATGAGATCAGCAATCCCACCAGGGAAATAATAATGAACGCCCAGCCTTTTATGATGTATTTGAGGTCAATATCAGAAAGCGTCCACGCCAGCTTCAGGTTTTGGATCCATGAAAAATCAAAATCAACTTTTGGGAGAGAGACCGTGAGGATACTGCCGAAGTTTTTCTTGGTAACCCGTTCGCTTTTCTTGCTTCTAAACAGGCTGAATGAAAATGCTTCCTGGCTAAAACTGAAAGACCGGTAAACCAGTCCAAAAATGGCTATTCCTAAACCGGACCAAAGCAGCCGGTTGTATAAAATAACTTCACCCCAGGGCAGTGGGTTTTGGTTGCGTTCGTAGATAGTCCAGTACTCAGTGTAATAGGCATTGGCCTGAAAGCCGTATGGATCGAGGAGGGCTGCCAGCATTTTGTTATCAAGATCCTGGGTAAGGTTACCGGCAAAAATCTGGATCAGGAAAAGCGCCAAAATGGTAATAAAGCCCACATTGATGTTGCGTGTAAAGGTGACAACAGCAAAAACGATGGCCCCGAAGAAAATCAGGTTGGG
This genomic window contains:
- a CDS encoding M1 family aminopeptidase; amino-acid sequence: MFYNIFTFELRYWLRKPSFYVYSGILFLLSLFTMATAAGLFESITVSINSITIVNSASSINGLLNEMAIIVYFLLPAIIGGTIYKDYKHEMHSVLYSYPFTKWEYLLAKFLAGICIATLVVVAAAFGVFLGSIFPGTNPDLLGPFKLINYTQPFIYYIIPNLIFFGAIVFAVVTFTRNINVGFITILALFLIQIFAGNLTQDLDNKMLAALLDPYGFQANAYYTEYWTIYERNQNPLPWGEVILYNRLLWSGLGIAIFGLVYRSFSFSQEAFSFSLFRSKKSERVTKKNFGSILTVSLPKVDFDFSWIQNLKLAWTLSDIDLKYIIKGWAFIIISLVGLLISLSVILLGAEIFGTDTLPVTWQMLQLPGTFFNLFINILTFLYAGMLIHRSRTSNIDQLVHVTPTPNWTILLSKFIALVKMQVILLSIIMIAGIGVQLFNGYYNFEIGLYLFDLYAISLVHVVIWGLLAILFHSFFKNYYIGFILLLLISIGISFLDGIGIEQDIFKYNQGPGTQYSDMNGYGSSLAEYYVYKAYWLLLGIAFYVLSIILFRRGLPGSLKERLQNAKREFTPALKAVFTLSLVGFLSIGSWIYYVDNIKYERLSSKEREQRAAQWEKNYGKFKGIPQPRIVSSTINLDLAPETRDFKAAGTYILKNKTDVAIDSIHIDHNNFISSFSFNQPYELVLEDDSMNYDIYRLENALMPGDTLLFSFAISNKPNEILRNNSPVRHNGTFINNAIFPRLGYQESMELSGSDARERYGLPPKERMAPPTDSAARMNNYISGDADWIEFETTISTSPEQIAIAPGYLQDEWEENGRRYFHYKMDSTMVNFYSFISAEFEVVKDTWNDVALEIYYHKGHDYNLDHMMNGMKKSLDYYTSEYSPYQHQQVRIIEFPRTGGSFAQSFANTIPYSEAIGFIAEVDTTSEEGVNYPFSITAHEVAHQWWAHQVIGANVQGATMLSESLSEYSSLKVLEKEHGENQMRVFLKDALDSYLTGRTLESKKELPLIYNENQQYIHYNKGSLVFYALSDYIGEDNLNAALSDYIDEVAFQEPPYTTSLELLEHLKAATPDSLQYLIKDMFETITLYDNRVEDATYTEVESSTYEVNLTLQVSKYRTGETGKRIYQDEAGDSLAIEIEDRRLPVKSLPLQDWVDVGVFGTDSLGNETVLYFKKHRFTEILNELTITVDKEPSSAGIDPYNKLIDTISNDNRRPPSREDSN